Proteins encoded by one window of Nasonia vitripennis strain AsymCx chromosome 5, Nvit_psr_1.1, whole genome shotgun sequence:
- the LOC100124231 gene encoding ATP-binding cassette sub-family E member 1, which yields MPPKRSTEETDRLTRIAIVNTDKCKPKRCRQECKRSCPVVRMGKLCIEVTPNSKIASISEELCIGCGICVKKCPFEAISIINLPSNLEKETTHRYSKNSFKLHRLPIPRPGEVLGLVGTNGIGKSTALKILAGKQKPNLGRFTDPPDWTEILSHFRGSELQNYFTKILEDDLKALIKPQYVDQIPKAVKGTVQQLLDKKDECNNQVRICELLDLMHIRDRGIEALSGGELQRFACAMVCIQDGDIFMFDEPSSYLDVKQRLNAAVTIRSLIHPDKFIIVVEHDLSVLDYLSDFICCLYGVPGAYGVVTMPFSVREGINIFLDGFVPTENLRFREESLVFKVAESATEEEVKRMSHYEYPAMVKTMGSFQLVVEKGQFTDSEILVLLGENGTGKTTFIRMLAGNLPPDDGSGNIPQLHISYKPQKISPKSQGIVRQLLHEKIRDAYVHPQFITDVMKPLKIDDIIDQEVQNLSGGELQRVALALCLGKPADVYLVDEPSAYLDSEQRLVAAKVIKRFILHAKKTGFVVEHDFIMATYLADRVIVFSGTPSLRTAAHSPQSLLNGMNRFLELLGITFRRDPNNFRPRINKNQSVKDLEQKRAGQYFFLEE from the exons ATGCCTCCAAAACGTTCAACAGAAGAAACGGATCGCTTGACTCGAATAGCCATTGTTAATACAGATAAGTGTAAACCTAAAAGATGCCGTCAAGAGTGCAAAAGATCGTGCCCTGTTGTGCGAATGGGAAAGCTGTGCATAGAAGTAACTCCCAATAGTAAAATAGCCTCCATTTCTGAAGAATTATGTATTGGTTGCGGTATTTGTGTAAAG AAATGTCCATTTGAGGCTATTTCTATCATCAATCTTCCAAGTAATTTGGAAAAGGAAACAACGCATCGTTACTCAAAGAACTCGTTCAAGTTGCATAGACTTCCAATACCTCGTCCAGGAGAAGTTCTTGGTCTTGTAGGAACAAATGGAATTGGAAAATCAActgctttgaaaattttagctGGAAAGCAGAAACCAAACTTGGGTCGTTTTACT gATCCACCAGACTGGACAGAAATTTTGAGTCACTTTAGGGGTAGCGAATTACAAAACTATTTTACTAAAATTCTTGAAGATGACCTGAAAGCACTCATTAAGCCACAATACGTTGATCAGATCCCAAAAGCAGTCAAGGGAACTGTTCAACAGTTATTGGATAAAAAAGATGAATGTAACAATCAAGTTAGAATTTGCGAATTACTTG ATTTAATGCACATACGAGATAGAGGTATTGAGGCACTCTCAGGAGGAGAGCTCCAACGTTTTGCTTGTGCCATGGTGTGCATTCAAGATGGAGATATTTTCATGTTTGATGAACCATCTTCTTATCTGGACGTTAAACAACGTCTTAATGCTGCTGTTACTATTAGATCTCTTATTCATCCAGACAA ATTCATCATTGTAGTAGAGCACGATCTATCGGTACTGGATTACCTTTCAGATTTTATTTGTTGTTTATACGGAGTGCCTGGTGCTTATGGAGTTGTTACTATGCCCTTCTCTGTAAGAGAAGGCATAAACATATTCCTTGACGGTTTTGTTCCAACAGAAAATTTGCGCTTCCGTGAAGAATCTTTAGTATTTAAAGTAGCTGAAAGTGCTACGGAAGAAGAAGTTAAAAGAATGAGCCATTATGAATATCCAGCTATGGTTAAAACTATGGGTTCGTTCCAGTTGGTGGTTGAAAAAGGACAGTTTACAGATTCAGAAATTCTTGTACTCTTGGGAGAAAATGGTACAGGAAAGACAACTTTCATTAGAATGCTGGCTGGTAATTTACCTCCGGATGACGGATCAG GTAACATACCGCAGTTGCATATCAGTTATAAACCCCAAAAGATTAGTCCCAAGTCTCAGGGCATCGTTAGACAATTGTTGCATGAAAAAATTCGCGATGCTTACGTTCATCCACAGTTCATTACTGATGTAATGAAACCATTGAAAATCGACGATATCATTGATCAAGAGGTACAAAATTTATCGGGTGGTGAATTGCAACGTGTTGCACTTGCTCTTTGTTTGGGTAAACCGGCAGACGTTTATCTAGTTGATGAACCATCTGCCTACCTGGATTCCGAGCAACGTCTAGTTGCTGCCAAAGTTATAAAGAG ATTTATATTGCATGCAAAGAAAACTGGTTTTGTAGTAGAGCACGATTTTATTATGGCAACATATTTGGCTGATCGAGTCATAGTGTTCTCTGGTACACCGTCCTTAAGAACGGCTGCACACAGTCCACAGTCTCTGTT
- the LOC100124232 gene encoding transcription factor 25, protein MSTRYLKKVYGNDIALEDNNEESEPELNDVQVGGSKKKQFNVFDLLNQSSDNDDNETENIQEDETEEGEEKINDNKSKSKKKRKKHRKVHKQKDTLEEISDDQSNKSQDNLDEIDRTVRQINKLLGEPGPSTSLGSADNLQLSLIAKSKEQTLIVQHKHLNAYNELKRIFGSRTIQAEQTKPRNRGRTGHLKKTWLVSVRENMLPISKSGISMTIDRTMNEKGVQYFVYEHSTSYRQVQQKFINAVESLNPENIISIVNEHPYNVDALLQSAELCKLSEDLAMAARLIERAIFYLEYAFHPMFNMTTANCRLDYRKQQNRAFFIALFKHLVLVGGRACYRTSLELCKLLLSLDPEGDPLAVVLMIDFYAIRSKEYEWFCEFCNLWENSRNLQQLPNIAYSLALAYFHLGKQETADELLQNALIMFPGVLNPLLDKCSINTDSKVKLHEFFTTKAESSTPPALDKLQTLYIARSFHLWKEAEILPWLEKNVNIVFQRLDSKDDYVKFCQVKRTKRYQGKLPRNILRHLIVSDLKDVTVNVQGIQNEGSILSHDPLPPENSINIYSNPRTARRNNEAHTNLLSLFFSSFFMDLENEIAVANGANNPNDHQGYQNEYD, encoded by the exons ATGTCTACAaggtatttaaaaaaagtttatggCAATGATATTGCTCTAGAGGATAATAATGAAGAGTCGGAGCCGGAATTGAATGATGTCCAAGTTGGAGgaagtaaaaaaaagcaatttaATGTCTTTGACCTT TTAAACCAATCGTCCGATAATGACGATAATGAGACTGAAAATATTCAAGAAGATGAAACTGAAgaaggagaggaaaaaattaatgataatAAATCCAAAAGTAAGAAAAAACGTAAGAAGCATAGAAAAGTTCATAAGCAGAAAGATACTCTAGAAGAAATTTCAGATGATCAAAGCAATAAAAGCCAAGATAATTTAGATGAAATTGATCGAACAGTCCGGCAAATTAATAAACTATTAGGTGAACCTGGACCAAGCACTAGTCTTGGATCAGCAGACAATCTACAGTTGTCCCTTATAGCTAAATCAAAGGAACAGACATTAATTGTACAGCACAAGCATCTAAATGCTTACAACGAATTGAAAAGGATATTTGGGAGCAGAACTATTCAAGCAGAACAAAC CAAGCCAAGAAATAGAGGTCGAACTGGGCATTTAAAGAAGACTTGGTTAGTATCTGTACGTGAAAATATGTTACCTATTTCAAAATCTGGTATTTCTATGACAATAGACAGAACCATGAATGAAAAAGGGGTGCAGTATTTTGTATATGAACATAGCACTTCGTATCGTCAGGtgcaacaaaaatttattaatgctGTCGAGAGTTTAAATCCAGAAAATATCATT AGTATTGTGAATGAACATCCTTACAATGTTGACGCACTCTTACAATCAGCTGAACTGTGTAAATTAAGTGAAGATTTGGCAATGGCAGCAAGACTCATAGAAAgagcaatattttatttggAATATGCTTTCCATCCAATGTTCAATATGACTACTGCTAATTGTAGATTAGATTACAGGAAACAACAAAATCGTGCCTTTTTTATAGCATTGTTTAAACATCTAGTTTTAGTTGGTGGTAGAGCATGTTACAG AACTAGTTTAGAACTTTGCAAGTTATTGCTCTCTTTGGATCCTGAGGGAGATCCATTGGCAGTTGTGTTGATGATAGATTTTTATGCCATTCGATCAAAGGAGTATGAATGGTTTTGTGAGTTTTGTAATTTATGGGAGAATTCGAGAAATCTTCAACAACTCCCCAACATTGCTTACAGTTTAGCACTCGCCTATTTTCACTTGGGCAAGCAAGAAACTGCAGATGAACTTTTGCAAAATGCACTTATCATGTTTCCTGGTGTATTAAATCCATTATTAGATAAATGTAGCATAAATACGGATTCTAAG gTGAAACTTCATGAATTTTTCACAACTAAAGCTGAAAGTAGTACACCACCAGCTTTGGATAAATTACAAACCTTATACATTGCAAGAAGTTTTCATTTATGGAAAGAAGCAGAAATCTTACCATggcttgaaaaaaatgtaaacataGTTTTTCAACGACTAGATTCCAAGGATGATTATGTTAAGTTTTGTCAAGTTAAAAGGACTAAAAGATACCAAGGGAAATTACCGCGAAATATTTTAAGACATCTCATTGTTTCTGATTTGAAAGATGTTACAGTTAATGTTCAAGGG ATACAAAATGAAGGTTCAATTTTGTCACATGATCCTCTGCCTCctgaaaattcaataaatatatacagCAATCCACGAACAGCAAGAAGAAACAATGAAGCGCATACTAATCTTCtatcattatttttctcttcatttTTTATGGATCTAGAAAATGAAATTGCAGTTGCAAACGGTGCTAATAATCCAAA TGATCATCAGGGATACCAAAACGAATATGACTAA
- the LOC100124233 gene encoding actin-related protein 3, whose translation MSHLPPCVIDVGTGYTKLGFAGNKEPQLMIPSAIAIKESAKVGDNSARRVTKGIEDLDFYIGDEAFEATGYAVKYPVRHGLVEDWDLMERFLQQCIFKYLRAEPEDHYFLLTEPPLNTPENREYTAEIMFESFNVSGLYIAVQAVLAIAASWMAKNVEDRNLTGIVVDSGDGVTHVIPVAEGFVIGSCIKHIPIAGRDITYFIQSLLRDREVGIPPEQSLETAKAIKEKHCFICPDIAKEFAKFDSDPSKFAKYNGINNITKQPFAVDVGYERFLGPEIFFHPEFSNPDFTTPLSEIVDDVIQNCPIDVRRPLYNNIVLSGGSTMFKDFGRRLQRDIKKTVDARLKLSTALSGGHITPKPVDVRVISHHKQRCAVWYGGALLASDPEFYTVCHTKADYQENGPGICRYNPVFRSMI comes from the exons TGTGGGAACAGG ATATACAAAGCTAGGCTTTGCTGGAAATAAAGAGCCTCAGCTCATGATACCTTCGGCAATAGCAATAAAGGAATCAGCAAAAGTTGGTGATAATTCAGCAAGGCGTGTTACCAAAGGTATAGAAGATTTAGATTTCTATATAGGAGATGAGGCATTTGAAGCAACTGGCTATGCTGTCAAG TATCCAGTCAGACATGGTCTTGTGGAAGACTGGGATTTAATGGAACGTTTTCTCCAACaatgtattttcaaataccTAAGAGCAGAGCCAGAGGATCATTATTTTCTTCTGACTGAGCCCCCTTTAAATACTCCTGAGAATCGTGAATATACAGCAGAGATAATGTTTGAATCATTTAATGTTTCTGGATTGTACATTGCTGTTCAAGCAGTACTGGCTATTGCAGCATCATGGATGGCTAAGAATGTTGAAGATAGAAATTTAACTGGTATTGTTGTTGACAGTGGTGATGGAGTAACTCATGTTATACCAGTT gCCGAAGGTTTTGTTATAGGCAGTTGCATTAAACACATTCCAATTGCTGGTCGTGATATTACATACTTTATTCAGAGTCTTTTGAGAGATCGAGAAGTGGGTATCCCGCCAGAACAGTCACTGGAAACAGCAAAAGCTATCAAAGAAAAACATTGCTTTATATGCCCTGATATTGCTAAGGAATTCGCAAAATTCGATAGTGATCCTAGTAAATTTGCAAAATACAAtggtattaataatataaccAAGCAGCCATTTGCTGTAGATGTTGGTTATGAAAGATTTCTTGGACCAGAAATTTTCTTTCATCCTGAG TTTTCAAATCCAGATTTTACAACTCCATTAAGTGAAATTGTGGACGATGTTATTCAAAATTGTCCTATTGATGTCAGAAGACCACTGTACAACAACATTGTTCTTTCTGGAGGATCAACAATGTTTAAGGACTTTGGAAGGCGATTGCAGagagatattaaaaaaactgtTGATGCACGATTAAAACTAAGTACAGCACTAAGTGGTGGCCACATTACG CCAAAACCTGTTGATGTTCGCGTTATATCACATCACAAACAACGTTGTGCAGTGTGGTATGGTGGAGCTCTGTTGGCTAGTGACCCAGAATTTTATACTGTTTGTCATACTAAAGCTGATTATCAGGAGAATGGACCAGGAATTTGTCGTTACAATCCCGTCTTCCGCAGCATGATTTAA